A genomic window from Micromonospora violae includes:
- a CDS encoding glycosyltransferase family 4 protein codes for MRIGIVCPYSFDVPGGVQNHVVDLAEALIALGHEVSVLAPADEDSPLPEYVVSAGRAVPLPYNGSVARIAFGPVSTARVRRWITNGDFDVLHVHEPLTLSLSLLAVLSARGPVVATFHTAMTRSRVLAAAQGVLQIVLERITARIAVSALARKVQVEHMDGGAVEIPNGVAVAKFADAEPLPGWPGECAAGTGGTLGFLGRFTEARKGFPVLRDAFVALAPTRPGLRLLVAGPGDPDDLYDQFPAELHERITFLGLVSEADKARMLCSVHLYVAPNTGGESFGMILTEALAAGTTVVASDLDAFRRVLDGGRAGRLFPTGDAVGLRDVLSDLLDDPDGRATLSACGDQVVANFDWPVVARRVLEVYAAAIEATDGRVIDQEWVGLG; via the coding sequence ATGCGGATCGGCATCGTGTGCCCGTACTCCTTCGACGTGCCCGGTGGGGTGCAGAACCACGTGGTGGACCTCGCCGAGGCGCTGATCGCGCTGGGCCACGAGGTCAGCGTGCTCGCGCCGGCCGACGAGGATTCGCCGCTGCCGGAGTACGTGGTGTCCGCCGGTCGCGCCGTTCCGCTGCCGTACAACGGTTCGGTGGCCCGGATCGCGTTCGGCCCGGTCTCGACCGCCCGGGTGCGGCGGTGGATCACCAACGGCGACTTCGACGTGCTGCACGTGCACGAGCCGCTCACGCTGAGCCTGTCGCTGCTGGCGGTGCTCTCCGCCCGGGGCCCGGTGGTGGCCACGTTCCACACCGCGATGACCCGGTCGCGGGTCCTCGCCGCCGCGCAGGGTGTGCTCCAGATCGTGTTGGAGCGGATCACCGCCCGGATCGCGGTCAGCGCGCTGGCCCGCAAGGTGCAGGTCGAGCACATGGACGGCGGTGCGGTGGAGATCCCCAACGGGGTGGCGGTGGCCAAGTTCGCCGACGCCGAGCCGTTGCCGGGCTGGCCGGGGGAGTGCGCGGCCGGCACCGGCGGCACGCTCGGCTTCCTGGGCCGGTTCACCGAGGCGCGCAAGGGCTTCCCGGTGCTGCGCGACGCGTTCGTGGCGTTGGCTCCCACCCGACCCGGTCTGCGGTTGCTCGTCGCCGGCCCGGGTGACCCCGACGACCTGTACGACCAGTTCCCCGCCGAACTGCATGAGCGGATCACGTTCCTCGGCCTGGTCAGCGAAGCGGACAAGGCACGCATGTTGTGCAGTGTGCACCTCTACGTCGCACCGAACACCGGTGGCGAGTCGTTCGGCATGATCCTCACCGAGGCCCTCGCCGCGGGTACGACGGTGGTCGCCAGTGACCTGGACGCGTTCCGGCGGGTGCTCGACGGTGGGCGGGCCGGTCGACTCTTCCCCACCGGTGACGCGGTGGGGCTGCGTGACGTGCTGAGCGATCTGCTGGACGACCCGGACGGGCGGGCCACGCTGAGTGCCTGCGGCGATCAGGTGGTCGCGAATTTCGACTGGCCGGTGGTTGCTCGCCGCGTTCTGGAGGTATACGCAGCGGCGATCGAGGCAACCGACGGGCGGGTCATCGACCAGGAATGGGTGGGTCTGGGCTGA
- the pgsA gene encoding phosphatidylinositol phosphate synthase: protein MAKIFQVSARAGMTRVVEPIARALLRAGVTPNAVTVAGTVGVLVGALGFGARGHLVAGALIVTLFALTDLLDGTMARMSGGSTRFGAFLDSSMDRVADSAVFGAVAYWLATQGNHSGVAAALVCLAAGSLVSYVKARAEGLGMTCNVGIAERTERLLIVGVGGILTGLNVKPALEIALWLLAAVSIFTVGQRMTHVYRQAQQLQPDGQA, encoded by the coding sequence ATGGCGAAGATCTTCCAAGTGTCGGCCCGCGCGGGGATGACCCGCGTCGTCGAGCCGATTGCCCGTGCCCTCCTGCGCGCGGGCGTCACCCCCAATGCCGTCACCGTCGCGGGCACCGTTGGTGTGCTCGTCGGCGCGCTCGGCTTCGGTGCCCGCGGCCACCTGGTCGCGGGCGCGTTGATCGTCACCCTGTTCGCGCTCACCGACCTGCTCGACGGGACGATGGCCCGGATGAGCGGCGGCTCCACCAGGTTCGGGGCGTTCCTCGACTCGAGCATGGACCGGGTCGCCGACAGCGCCGTCTTCGGCGCGGTGGCGTACTGGCTGGCCACCCAGGGCAACCACTCCGGCGTGGCCGCCGCGTTGGTCTGCCTGGCCGCCGGCAGCCTGGTCTCCTACGTGAAGGCCCGCGCCGAAGGGCTCGGAATGACCTGCAACGTGGGCATCGCCGAGCGCACCGAGCGGCTGCTCATCGTCGGGGTCGGCGGAATCCTCACCGGCCTGAACGTGAAGCCGGCCCTGGAGATCGCGCTCTGGCTGCTCGCCGCCGTGTCGATCTTCACGGTGGGGCAGCGGATGACCCACGTCTACCGCCAGGCCCAGCAGCTTCAGCCGGATGGTCAGGCGTGA
- a CDS encoding aldo/keto reductase gives MAVTTRMLGRSGIEVSALGMGCWAIGGPWSEGTQPLGWGAVDDDESVRAVRRALDEGITLFDTADTYGAGHSERVLGRALAGRRDEAVIATKWGYTFDEASRQATGEDASPAYLRSAVIASLRRLGTDWIDLYQLHLADLPVPRAQALIGTCEDLVAEGLIRAYGWSTDRPDRAAAFGHAAAGATAVQHALSVLRDAPGLLAVCDKYDLASINRGPLGMGLLTGKYSAGSTLPRDDVRGLAPGWLEWFRGGRPAPEWLRRVSAVRAALTADGRTLAQGALGWIWARSGRTIPIPGCRTVAQVVENAAALRRGPLPADQFVEVERQLAAVRTAALRDADRPHWPRPAHPTVHP, from the coding sequence ATGGCAGTCACGACACGGATGTTGGGGCGCAGCGGCATCGAGGTCAGCGCCCTCGGCATGGGGTGCTGGGCGATCGGCGGGCCCTGGTCGGAGGGCACCCAACCGCTGGGCTGGGGCGCGGTCGACGACGACGAGTCGGTGCGCGCCGTACGCCGGGCGCTCGACGAGGGCATCACCCTCTTCGACACCGCCGACACGTACGGGGCCGGGCACAGTGAGCGGGTGCTCGGCCGCGCGCTCGCCGGTCGCCGCGACGAGGCCGTGATCGCCACCAAGTGGGGCTACACGTTCGACGAGGCGAGCCGACAGGCCACCGGAGAGGACGCGTCGCCCGCGTACCTGCGCAGTGCCGTGATCGCCTCGCTGCGCCGACTGGGCACCGACTGGATCGACCTCTATCAGCTGCACCTGGCCGACCTGCCGGTGCCGAGGGCGCAGGCGCTGATCGGCACCTGCGAGGACCTGGTGGCCGAGGGCCTGATCCGCGCGTACGGGTGGAGCACCGACCGCCCCGACCGGGCCGCCGCGTTCGGGCACGCCGCCGCCGGGGCCACCGCCGTGCAGCACGCGCTGTCGGTGCTGCGCGACGCCCCCGGACTGCTCGCCGTCTGCGACAAGTACGACCTGGCCAGCATCAACCGGGGTCCACTCGGGATGGGGCTGCTCACCGGCAAGTACTCGGCCGGGTCGACACTGCCCCGCGATGACGTACGCGGGTTGGCGCCGGGCTGGTTGGAGTGGTTCCGGGGCGGCCGACCGGCACCGGAGTGGCTGCGCCGGGTCAGCGCGGTCCGGGCCGCGCTCACCGCCGACGGGCGCACCCTCGCCCAGGGCGCGTTGGGCTGGATCTGGGCGCGCAGCGGTCGCACCATCCCCATTCCGGGCTGCCGCACGGTCGCCCAGGTCGTGGAGAACGCCGCCGCTCTGCGCCGGGGCCCGCTGCCAGCGGACCAGTTCGTCGAGGTGGAGCGTCAGCTCGCCGCCGTCCGCACCGCCGCCCTACGCGACGCCGACCGCCCCCACTGGCCCCGCCCCGCCCACCCCACAGTCCACCCGTAA
- a CDS encoding elongation factor G-like protein EF-G2 gives MAQKSHDKGSTGGTPVVTEPEQVRNVVLVGHSGAGKTTLVEALLAATGTIGRAGTVVDGTTVGDHDPAAVRQQRSVSLSCAPLLHNGIKVNLLDTPGYADFVGELRAGLRAADAALFVVSAAGGMDAATVALWEECAAVDMPRAVAVARLDQPRADVDETVALCQRLFGDNVMPLYLPMLGDDGVSTEGLLGLITRRVFDYSAGLPADVRDPDPEHQPAIDESRNELIEGIIAESEDETLMDRYLDGEEISTEVLIDDLEKAVARGHFYPVVPVCAQTGVGLDVLLEVLTAAFPSPLEHELPAVTGVDGSPRPPLSCDPNGPLVAEVVKTTVDRHVGRVSLVRVFSGTLRPDQTVHVSGHGMADRGHPDHDADERVGHIYTPLGATLREVSLCVAGDICAITKSGSAETGDTISTRDDPLLIAPWEMPEPLLPVAIVARSRADEDALARNLARLVAGDPTLRLERNPETHQMVLWCMGEAHADVVLDRLRAGGVELDTEPVKVSLRETLTVPAKGHGRHVKQSGGHGQYAVCDIEVEPLPRGSGFEFVDRVVGGAVPHNYIPSVEKGVRAQLERGLVAGHPVVDLRVTLVDGKSHSVDSSDAAFQTAGALALRDAAERGQPALLEPIDEVTIRIPDGSVGTVLGDLSGRRGRVLGTEPDPDTEGRTLVRAEVPATELLRYAVELRSMTAGIGTFRRHFVRHDPMPAHLADQARKEQLP, from the coding sequence ATGGCGCAGAAGAGTCACGACAAGGGTTCCACCGGCGGCACGCCGGTGGTGACCGAGCCCGAGCAGGTTCGCAACGTGGTGCTCGTCGGGCACTCCGGGGCGGGCAAGACCACCCTGGTCGAGGCCCTGCTCGCGGCGACCGGCACGATCGGCCGCGCCGGCACCGTGGTCGACGGCACCACGGTCGGCGACCACGACCCCGCCGCCGTACGCCAGCAGCGCTCGGTCAGCCTGTCCTGCGCGCCGCTGCTCCACAACGGCATCAAGGTCAACCTGCTGGACACCCCCGGGTACGCCGACTTCGTCGGCGAGCTGCGCGCCGGGCTGCGCGCCGCCGACGCCGCCCTCTTCGTGGTCTCCGCCGCGGGCGGCATGGACGCGGCCACCGTCGCGCTGTGGGAGGAGTGCGCCGCCGTCGACATGCCCCGCGCGGTCGCGGTGGCCCGTCTGGACCAGCCCCGCGCCGACGTCGACGAGACGGTGGCGCTCTGCCAACGCCTCTTCGGCGACAACGTGATGCCGCTCTACCTGCCGATGCTCGGCGACGACGGGGTCTCCACCGAGGGTCTGCTCGGCCTGATCACCCGTCGCGTCTTCGACTACAGCGCCGGGCTCCCCGCCGACGTCCGCGACCCGGACCCGGAGCACCAGCCGGCCATCGACGAGTCCCGCAACGAGCTGATCGAGGGGATCATCGCCGAGAGCGAGGACGAGACCCTCATGGACCGCTACCTCGACGGCGAGGAGATCAGCACCGAGGTGCTCATCGACGACCTGGAGAAGGCCGTCGCCCGGGGCCACTTCTACCCGGTGGTGCCGGTCTGCGCCCAGACCGGCGTCGGGCTGGACGTGCTGCTGGAGGTACTGACCGCCGCGTTCCCGTCACCGCTGGAGCACGAGCTGCCGGCGGTGACCGGCGTGGACGGCTCACCGCGTCCGCCGCTGAGCTGCGACCCGAACGGACCGCTCGTCGCCGAGGTCGTCAAGACCACCGTCGACCGCCACGTCGGTCGGGTCTCACTGGTCCGGGTCTTCTCCGGCACGTTGCGCCCCGACCAGACCGTGCACGTCTCCGGTCACGGAATGGCCGACCGCGGGCACCCCGACCACGACGCCGACGAGCGGGTCGGGCACATCTACACCCCGCTGGGCGCCACCCTGCGGGAGGTGTCGCTCTGCGTGGCCGGCGACATCTGCGCGATCACCAAGTCGGGTAGCGCCGAGACCGGCGACACCATCTCGACCAGGGACGACCCGCTGCTGATCGCCCCCTGGGAGATGCCCGAGCCGCTGCTGCCGGTGGCGATCGTCGCCCGTAGCCGCGCCGACGAGGACGCATTGGCCCGCAACCTCGCCCGGCTGGTCGCCGGCGACCCCACGCTGCGGCTGGAGCGCAACCCGGAAACCCACCAGATGGTGCTCTGGTGCATGGGCGAGGCGCACGCGGACGTGGTGCTCGACCGGCTGCGCGCCGGCGGCGTCGAGCTGGACACCGAGCCGGTCAAGGTGTCGCTGCGCGAGACGCTGACCGTGCCCGCGAAGGGGCACGGCCGCCACGTCAAGCAGTCCGGCGGCCACGGCCAGTACGCGGTCTGCGACATCGAGGTCGAGCCGCTCCCCCGCGGCAGTGGCTTCGAGTTCGTCGACCGGGTCGTCGGTGGCGCGGTGCCGCACAACTACATCCCGTCGGTGGAGAAGGGCGTCCGCGCCCAACTCGAACGCGGCCTGGTCGCCGGCCACCCGGTGGTGGACCTGCGGGTGACCCTGGTCGACGGCAAGTCGCACAGCGTCGACTCCTCCGACGCGGCCTTCCAGACCGCAGGCGCGCTGGCGCTGCGCGACGCCGCCGAGCGTGGCCAGCCGGCCCTCCTGGAGCCCATCGACGAGGTCACCATCCGGATTCCGGACGGCTCGGTGGGCACCGTCCTGGGCGACCTGTCGGGCCGACGCGGCCGGGTGCTCGGCACCGAACCGGACCCGGACACCGAGGGCCGCACCCTCGTCCGGGCCGAAGTGCCCGCCACCGAACTCCTCCGGTACGCCGTCGAGCTGCGCTCCATGACGGCCGGCATCGGCACCTTCCGCCGCCACTTCGTCCGCCACGACCCGATGCCCGCTCACCTGGCCGACCAGGCCCGCAAGGAACAACTCCCCTGA
- the pdxS gene encoding pyridoxal 5'-phosphate synthase lyase subunit PdxS: protein MPENTVSNTGTAPVVGTARVKRGMAEMLKGGVIMDVVNAEQAKIAEDAGAVAVMALERVPADIRAQGGVSRMSDPDMIDGIIEAVSIPVMAKARIGHFVEAQILQSLGVDYVDESEVLTPADYANHIDKWAFTVPFVCGATNLGEALRRITEGAAMIRSKGEAGTGDVSNATTHMRKIRQEIRRLSSLPADELYVAAKELQAPYELVKEVAESGKLPVVLFTAGGIATPADAAMMMQLGAEGVFVGSGIFKAGNPAQRAAAIVKATTFHDDPDVLAKVSRGLGEAMVGINVDEIPQPHRLAERGW, encoded by the coding sequence GTGCCCGAAAACACCGTCTCGAACACCGGTACCGCCCCCGTCGTCGGCACTGCCCGCGTGAAGCGTGGCATGGCCGAGATGCTCAAGGGCGGCGTGATCATGGATGTCGTCAACGCCGAGCAAGCCAAGATCGCTGAGGATGCCGGCGCCGTCGCGGTGATGGCCCTGGAGCGGGTGCCCGCCGACATCCGCGCGCAGGGCGGGGTGTCCCGGATGAGCGACCCCGACATGATCGACGGGATCATCGAGGCGGTCTCCATCCCGGTGATGGCCAAGGCCCGCATCGGCCACTTCGTGGAGGCGCAGATCCTCCAGTCGCTCGGCGTGGACTACGTGGACGAGTCCGAGGTGCTCACCCCGGCCGACTACGCGAACCACATCGACAAGTGGGCGTTCACCGTCCCCTTCGTCTGCGGCGCGACGAACCTGGGCGAGGCGCTGCGCCGGATCACCGAGGGCGCGGCCATGATCCGCTCCAAGGGCGAGGCGGGCACCGGTGACGTCTCCAACGCCACCACCCACATGCGCAAGATCCGCCAGGAGATCCGTCGGCTCTCCTCGCTGCCGGCCGACGAGTTGTACGTCGCGGCCAAGGAGTTGCAGGCCCCGTACGAGCTGGTCAAGGAGGTCGCCGAGAGCGGCAAGCTGCCGGTGGTGCTGTTCACCGCGGGCGGGATCGCCACGCCGGCCGACGCGGCGATGATGATGCAGCTCGGCGCGGAGGGTGTCTTCGTGGGTTCCGGGATCTTCAAGGCGGGCAACCCGGCTCAGCGGGCCGCCGCGATCGTCAAGGCGACCACCTTCCACGACGACCCGGACGTGCTGGCGAAGGTCTCCCGGGGCCTCGGCGAGGCGATGGTCGGCATCAACGTCGACGAGATCCCGCAGCCGCACCGCCTGGCCGAGCGCGGTTGGTGA
- the pdxT gene encoding pyridoxal 5'-phosphate synthase glutaminase subunit PdxT: MTAPVIGVLALQGDVREHVAALAAAGADARPVRRPGELDAVDGLVIPGGESTTISKLADIFEMREPIDKRIADGMPVYGSCAGMIMLATEVLDGRPDQRGFSGIDMTVRRNAFGRQVDSFEAPVQVAGVPGEPFHAVFIRAPWVERVGAGVQVIGVVTGGPAADRIVAVRQGNLVATSFHPELTGDLRVHAYFVDLVRAAS, from the coding sequence GTGACGGCACCCGTGATCGGTGTGCTCGCGCTCCAGGGCGACGTTCGCGAACATGTGGCGGCGCTGGCCGCGGCGGGCGCGGACGCCCGCCCGGTCCGCCGCCCGGGAGAGCTGGACGCGGTCGACGGCCTGGTCATCCCGGGCGGCGAGTCCACCACGATCAGCAAGCTCGCCGACATCTTCGAGATGCGCGAGCCGATCGACAAGCGGATCGCCGACGGCATGCCGGTCTACGGCTCCTGCGCCGGCATGATCATGCTGGCGACCGAGGTGCTCGACGGCCGACCCGATCAGCGGGGGTTCTCCGGCATCGACATGACCGTCCGGCGCAACGCGTTCGGCCGGCAGGTCGACTCGTTCGAGGCGCCGGTGCAGGTCGCCGGGGTCCCGGGCGAGCCGTTCCACGCGGTGTTCATCCGCGCGCCCTGGGTCGAGCGGGTCGGTGCCGGGGTCCAGGTCATCGGTGTGGTGACCGGCGGTCCGGCCGCCGACCGGATCGTGGCGGTCCGACAGGGCAACCTGGTGGCCACGTCGTTCCACCCGGAGTTGACCGGTGACCTGCGGGTGCACGCGTACTTCGTGGACCTGGTCCGCGCCGCCTCCTGA
- a CDS encoding HIT family protein — translation MADGLERLWTPHRMTYISGEDRPAEGYEKPTGCPFCRGPQLPPDESLVVARGEHVFAVLNLYPYNPGHLLVCPYRHVADYTDLDVPETTELASYTQTAMRVIRKVSNAHGFNLGMNQGGVAGAGIAAHLHQHVVPRWGGDANFMPVIGRTKVLPQLLGDTRDLLARAWPS, via the coding sequence ATGGCGGACGGCCTGGAGCGGCTCTGGACGCCGCACCGGATGACCTACATCTCCGGCGAGGACCGTCCGGCCGAGGGTTACGAGAAGCCCACCGGCTGTCCGTTCTGCCGGGGGCCGCAGCTCCCCCCGGACGAGAGTCTGGTGGTGGCCCGTGGCGAACACGTCTTCGCGGTGCTCAACCTCTACCCGTACAACCCGGGGCACCTGCTGGTCTGCCCCTACCGGCACGTCGCCGACTACACCGACCTGGACGTGCCGGAGACCACCGAGCTGGCGTCGTACACCCAGACCGCCATGCGGGTGATCCGTAAGGTCAGCAACGCCCACGGCTTCAACCTGGGCATGAACCAGGGCGGGGTGGCCGGCGCCGGCATCGCCGCGCACCTGCACCAGCACGTGGTGCCGCGCTGGGGTGGCGACGCGAACTTCATGCCGGTGATCGGCCGTACCAAGGTCCTGCCGCAGCTGCTCGGCGACACCCGCGACCTGCTCGCCCGCGCCTGGCCGTCCTGA
- a CDS encoding YebC/PmpR family DNA-binding transcriptional regulator gives MSGHSKWATTKHKKAVIDAKRGKMFAKLIKNVEVAARTGGGDPSGNPTLFDAIQKAKKSSVPNDNIDRAVKRGSGLEAGGADWQTIMYEGYGPNGVAMLIECLTDNRNRAATEVRTALTRNGGSLADAGSVSYMFSRKGVVIVPKEGTSEDDVMLAVLDAGAEEVNDIGEAFEVVSEPTDLIPVRTALQDAGIEYESAESSLIPSVNVPLDEEGARKIFKLIDVLEDCDDVQNVYANFDVSDDVMAAVDA, from the coding sequence ATGTCCGGCCACTCAAAGTGGGCGACGACCAAGCACAAGAAGGCCGTCATCGACGCCAAGCGCGGCAAGATGTTCGCCAAGCTGATCAAGAACGTCGAGGTGGCCGCGCGGACCGGCGGTGGTGACCCCTCCGGCAACCCGACGCTCTTCGACGCCATCCAGAAGGCGAAGAAGAGCTCGGTGCCGAACGACAACATCGATCGCGCCGTCAAGCGCGGCTCCGGCCTGGAGGCCGGCGGCGCCGACTGGCAGACGATCATGTATGAGGGGTACGGCCCGAACGGCGTGGCCATGCTCATCGAGTGCCTCACCGACAACCGCAACCGGGCGGCGACCGAGGTACGCACCGCGCTGACCCGCAACGGCGGCTCGCTCGCCGACGCCGGCTCGGTGTCGTACATGTTCTCCCGCAAGGGCGTGGTGATCGTCCCCAAGGAGGGCACCAGCGAGGACGACGTGATGCTCGCCGTCCTGGACGCCGGCGCCGAGGAGGTCAACGACATCGGTGAGGCGTTCGAGGTCGTCTCCGAGCCGACTGACCTGATCCCGGTGCGGACGGCGCTTCAGGACGCCGGCATCGAGTACGAGTCGGCCGAGTCCTCCCTGATCCCCAGCGTCAACGTGCCGCTGGACGAAGAGGGCGCGCGCAAGATCTTCAAGCTGATCGACGTTCTGGAGGATTGCGACGACGTCCAGAACGTCTACGCCAACTTCGACGTCAGCGACGACGTGATGGCGGCGGTCGACGCCTGA
- the thrS gene encoding threonine--tRNA ligase, whose protein sequence is MSAPRTPAVADPVVVAAGTTAADAVAAAGLPANGPKAIVVVRDPQGQLRDLDWTPAEETVVEPVSLDSPDGLNVLRHSTAHVLAQAVQDVFPEAKLGIGPPIENGFYYDFDVDKPFQPDDLSKLEKRMQEIIKSGQRFRRRRFGSLDEARSELADEPFKLELIEVKGEGLDTDEVMEVGGGELTIYDNLDKEDKVCWSDLCRGPHLPTTRLIGAFKLMRSAAAYWRGSERNPQLQRVYGTAWPTRDELKAYLKLLEEAARRDHRKLGADLDLFSFPDEIGSGLAVFHPKGGIIRREMEHYSRRRHEEAGYEFVNTPHITKAQLFQTSGHLPYYADTMFPPMQLEGADYYLKAMNCPMHNLIFRSRGRSYRELPLRMFEFGTVYRYEKSGVVHGLTRVRGLTQDDSHIYCTREQMAGELSTLLSFVLDLLRDYGLDDFYLELSTRDDSPKFIGADEDWAEATEALRTAAATSGLELVPDPGGAAFYGPKISVQARDAIGRTWQMSTIQVDFNQPERFALEYQAADGSRQRPVMIHRALFGSIERFFGVLTEHYAGAFPAWLAPVQVVGIPIREDHTDYLHGFVAALRAEGIRAQVDAGDDRMQKKIRTAQQQKIPFMVIAGDDDVAAGTVSFRYRDGSQRNGVPVAEAVTHVLDVVSSRTNIGPSAAAE, encoded by the coding sequence GTGTCCGCACCCCGTACCCCCGCCGTGGCCGACCCCGTCGTCGTCGCCGCCGGGACGACGGCGGCCGACGCGGTGGCCGCGGCCGGACTGCCCGCGAACGGCCCCAAGGCGATCGTCGTGGTCCGCGACCCGCAGGGCCAGCTGCGCGACCTGGACTGGACGCCGGCCGAGGAGACCGTCGTCGAGCCGGTCAGCCTGGACTCGCCCGACGGGCTCAACGTGCTGCGCCACTCCACCGCGCACGTTCTCGCCCAGGCCGTGCAGGACGTCTTCCCCGAGGCCAAGCTGGGCATCGGCCCGCCCATCGAGAACGGCTTCTACTACGACTTCGACGTCGACAAGCCGTTCCAGCCCGATGACCTCAGCAAGCTCGAGAAGCGCATGCAGGAGATCATCAAGTCCGGGCAGCGGTTCCGTCGCCGCCGGTTCGGCAGCCTGGACGAGGCGCGCTCCGAGCTGGCCGACGAGCCGTTCAAGCTGGAGTTGATCGAGGTCAAGGGCGAGGGCCTGGACACCGACGAGGTGATGGAGGTGGGCGGCGGCGAGCTGACCATCTACGACAACCTCGACAAGGAGGACAAGGTCTGCTGGTCGGACCTGTGCCGGGGCCCGCACCTGCCGACCACCCGACTGATCGGCGCGTTCAAGCTGATGCGCTCTGCCGCCGCGTACTGGCGCGGGTCGGAGAGGAACCCCCAACTCCAGCGGGTGTACGGCACCGCGTGGCCGACCCGCGACGAGCTCAAGGCGTACCTGAAGCTGTTGGAGGAGGCCGCCCGGCGCGACCACCGCAAGCTCGGCGCGGACCTCGACCTGTTCAGCTTCCCCGACGAGATCGGCTCCGGCCTGGCGGTCTTCCACCCCAAGGGGGGCATCATCCGCCGCGAGATGGAGCACTACTCGCGGCGGCGGCACGAGGAGGCGGGGTACGAGTTCGTCAACACCCCGCACATCACCAAGGCGCAGCTGTTCCAGACCTCCGGTCACCTGCCGTACTACGCGGACACCATGTTCCCGCCCATGCAGCTGGAGGGCGCGGACTACTACCTCAAGGCGATGAACTGCCCGATGCACAACCTGATCTTCAGGTCGCGCGGGCGGTCGTACCGGGAGCTGCCGCTGCGGATGTTCGAGTTCGGCACGGTCTACCGGTACGAGAAGTCCGGCGTCGTGCACGGCCTGACCCGGGTCCGTGGCCTGACCCAGGACGACTCGCACATCTACTGCACCCGTGAGCAGATGGCCGGTGAGTTGTCCACGCTGCTCAGCTTCGTGCTCGACCTGCTGCGCGACTACGGCCTGGACGACTTCTACCTGGAGCTGTCGACCCGGGACGACTCGCCCAAGTTCATCGGCGCCGACGAGGACTGGGCGGAGGCCACCGAGGCGCTGCGGACCGCCGCCGCGACCTCCGGCCTGGAGCTGGTGCCCGACCCGGGCGGCGCGGCGTTCTACGGGCCGAAGATCTCCGTGCAGGCCCGCGACGCGATCGGCCGGACCTGGCAGATGTCCACCATCCAGGTCGACTTCAACCAGCCGGAGCGGTTCGCGTTGGAGTACCAGGCCGCCGACGGCAGCCGGCAGCGGCCCGTCATGATCCACCGTGCGTTGTTCGGGTCGATCGAGCGGTTCTTCGGGGTGCTCACCGAGCACTACGCGGGCGCCTTCCCGGCCTGGCTGGCACCGGTGCAGGTGGTGGGCATCCCGATCCGCGAGGACCACACCGACTACCTGCACGGCTTCGTCGCCGCGCTGCGCGCCGAGGGCATCCGGGCCCAGGTGGACGCGGGTGACGACCGGATGCAGAAGAAGATCCGGACGGCACAGCAGCAGAAGATCCCGTTCATGGTCATCGCCGGTGACGACGACGTGGCCGCCGGCACGGTGTCGTTCCGCTACCGGGACGGCTCCCAGCGCAACGGGGTGCCGGTCGCCGAGGCGGTGACCCACGTACTGGACGTGGTCAGCTCGCGGACCAACATCGGCCCGTCCGCCGCCGCCGAGTAA
- a CDS encoding phosphatidylinositol mannoside acyltransferase, which translates to MNLTELGYIAGWRVVRALPRPLVAAAFRAGADRAHRRGGGGTARLRANLRRVVGPELPDAELDDLVKRGLRSYARYWMEAFRLPALSRSQILSGFRLDGAELLAADVAAGRGAVVALPHAGNWDAAGAWVAATGWPITTVMERLKPEGVYKRFLAFREVLGMEILPTHGGPRPAFDVLLDRVRAGAVVPLLADRDLSARGVEVDFFGGKTRMPAGPALLALHTGAPLYVASLWYEADAACASLVGPLPVPGPEVGPLDQRVRSLTQLIADRLAAGIARHPEDWHMLQRMWLDQGKAGEGAALPSSAPGQA; encoded by the coding sequence GTGAACCTCACCGAGCTGGGCTACATCGCCGGGTGGCGGGTGGTCCGCGCGCTACCCCGGCCGTTGGTGGCGGCTGCGTTCCGGGCGGGCGCGGACCGCGCCCACCGTCGCGGCGGCGGGGGTACGGCCCGACTGCGCGCGAACCTGCGCCGGGTGGTCGGCCCGGAGCTGCCCGACGCCGAGTTGGACGATCTCGTCAAGCGCGGCCTGCGCTCGTACGCCCGCTACTGGATGGAGGCGTTCCGGCTGCCGGCCCTGAGCCGGTCGCAGATCCTGTCCGGGTTCCGGCTCGACGGTGCCGAGCTGCTGGCCGCGGACGTGGCCGCGGGCCGGGGCGCGGTGGTGGCGCTGCCGCACGCCGGCAACTGGGACGCCGCGGGCGCCTGGGTGGCGGCCACCGGTTGGCCGATCACCACGGTGATGGAGCGGCTCAAGCCGGAGGGCGTGTACAAGCGTTTCCTGGCCTTCCGAGAGGTCCTCGGGATGGAGATCCTGCCGACCCACGGTGGGCCACGTCCGGCGTTCGACGTGCTGCTGGACCGGGTCCGTGCCGGTGCGGTGGTGCCGCTGCTGGCCGATCGGGACCTCTCCGCCCGAGGGGTGGAGGTGGACTTCTTCGGTGGGAAGACCCGGATGCCCGCCGGGCCGGCGTTGCTCGCGCTGCACACCGGCGCGCCGCTCTACGTGGCGTCGCTGTGGTACGAGGCGGACGCCGCCTGCGCGTCGCTGGTCGGTCCGCTGCCGGTGCCGGGGCCCGAGGTGGGGCCGTTGGACCAGCGGGTCCGGTCGCTGACCCAGCTGATCGCCGACCGTCTGGCGGCGGGTATCGCGCGGCATCCGGAAGACTGGCACATGTTGCAGCGGATGTGGTTGGACCAGGGAAAGGCGGGGGAGGGCGCGGCGCTGCCCTCGTCGGCCCCCGGCCAGGCCTGA